One segment of Macrotis lagotis isolate mMagLag1 chromosome 1, bilby.v1.9.chrom.fasta, whole genome shotgun sequence DNA contains the following:
- the PPP1R12C gene encoding protein phosphatase 1 regulatory subunit 12C isoform X1, with amino-acid sequence MSGPAEAAAGAGAARERRQEQLRQWARAAGAGEPPAAGGRARARTVRFERAAEFLAACAGGDLEEARAMVRGGPGPALLDSTNADGISALHQACIDENLEVVRFLVEEGASVNQADNEGWTPLHVAASCGYLDIAQYLLSHGANIAAVNSDGDLPLDLAEADAMESLLKAEIARRGVDVEAAKRAEEELLLHDTRCWLNGGAMPEARHPRTGASALHVAAAKGYMEVMRLLLQAGYDPELRDGDGWTPLHAAAHWGVEDACRLLAEHGGGMDSLTHAGQRPCDLADEEVLSLLEELARKQEDLRNQKEALAQARGTEVGPEPLPPASSKHRRSSVCRLSSREKISLQDLSKERRPGGTGAPPLGDEEEGEEEPPEPSALNGVSSPQSLDPPSPKTKELRLARVPPTLSRKMSEPPEAIVEPPRPPLAVPNAPGSAALAPTDSRDRWRSYQMPVRDEESESQRKARSRLMRQSRRSTQGVTLTDLKEAEKSVGRGPEPEKVKERPESLDPARRPRVPGLETSDTAVQRAEEPEGSGHSQQVAQDRCKVRKDRRGLAEGEEAEPEDLASEEGPASSTVDGSKGRRPRADPGDHHPDNSSFRKLYLSLQGENERLRETLQETTLGLSQLKVELERATQRQEQYADRPAMLELERFERRALERKAAQLEEELKALSDLRADNQRLKDENAALIRVISKLSK; translated from the exons ATGTCGGGCCCGGCGGAGGCGGCCGCGGGCGCGGGCGCGGCCCGGGAGCGGCGGCAGGAGCAGCTGCGGCAGTGGGCGCGGGCGGCGGGCGCCGGGGAGCCGCCGGCCGCggggggccgggcccgggcccgcACCGTGCGCTTCGAGCGCGCCGCCGAGTTCCTGGCCGCCTGCGCGGGCGGAGACCTGGAGGAGGCGCGGGCCATGGTGCGCggggggcccggcccggcgctCCTGGACAGCACCAACGCCGACGGCATCAGCGCCCTGCACCAG GCTTGCATTGATGAGAACCTGGAGGTGGTCCGCTTCCTGGTGGAAGAGGGGGCCTCGGTCAACCAAGCCGACAATGAGGGCTGGACTCCCTTGCATGTGGCTGCCTCCTGTGGATACCTAGACATTGCCCA GTACCTGCTGAGCCACGGGGCCAACATAGCTGCTGTCAACAGTGATGGGGACCTGCCCTTGGATCTGGCAGAGGCCGACGCCATGGAGAGTCTGCTGAAGGCAGAGATTGCCCGCCGAG GTGTGGACGTGGAAGCTGCAAAGCGGGCTGAGGAAGAGCTCTTGCTGCATGACACACGGTGTTGGCTGAATGGGGGCGCCATGCCAGAGGCCCGCCACCCCCGCACAGGCGCCTCAGCCTTGCATGTGGCCGCCGCCAAGGGCTATATGGAAGTGATGAG GCTACTTCTCCAGGCCGGCTACGATCCTGAGCTGCGCGATGGGGACGGTTGGACGCCTTTGCACGCTGCTGCCCACTGGGGTGTGGAGGATGCTTGCCGCCTGCTAGCTGAGCACGGGGGAGGCATGGACTCCTTGACCCATGCG GGGCAGCGTCCTTGCGACTTGGCGGATGAGGAGGTCCTGAGTCTTCTGGAGGAACTGGCCCGAAAGCAAGAAGAT CTTCGGAATCAAAAAGAAGCCCTGGCCCAGGCCCGAGGGACAGAGGTTGGCCCAGAGCCGCTGCCACCAGCCAGCAGCAAGCACAGGAG AAGCTCTGTGTGCCGACTGAGCAGCCGTGAGAAGATCTCCCTCCAAGATCTCTCCAAGGAGCGGAGGCCAGGGGGCACTGGGGCCCCCCCACTGGGGGATGAAGAGGAGGGTGAGGAGGAACCCCCAG aacCCAGTGCCTTGAATGGAGTGTCTTCCCCACAGAGCCTGGACCCCCCTAGCCCCAAG ACCAAGGAGCTCCGTCTGGCCCGGGTTCCACCAACACTTTCCAGGAAGATGAGCGAGCCCCCCGAAGC GATCGTGGAGCCCCCAAGGCCACCGCTGGCCGTGCCAAATGCTCCAGGCTCAGCTGCTTTGGCCCCCACTGATTCCCGGGACCGATGGAG ATCCTACCAGATGCCCGTGAGGGATGAGGAGTCCGAGTCTCAGCGTAAGGCTCGGTCCCGGCTCATGCGCCAGTCACGAAGGTCAACTCAG GGGGTGACCCTGACTGACCTGAAAGAGGCAGAAAAGAGTGTCGGGCGGGGCCCTGAGCCAGAGAAAGTCAAGGAGCGCCCAGAGAGCCTG GACCCTGCTCGTCGTCCCCGAGTCCCTGGGTTGGAGACCTCAGACACAGCTGTGCAGAGAG CAGAGGAGCCTGAGGGGTCCGGCCATAGCCAGCAGGTGGCTCAGGACCGCTGCAAAGTCCGGAAGGATCGTAGGGGACTGGCTGAG GGCGAGGAGGCAGAGCCTGAGGACCTGGCGAGTGAGGAAGGCCCGGCCTCCAG TACTGTAGATGGTTCTAAGGGACGCCGGCCACGGGCAGACCCTGGAGACCACCACCCAGACAACAGTAGTTTCCGGAAG CTGTATCTGAGCCTGCAGGGCGAGAACGAGAGGCTCAGGGAGACCCTGCAGGAGACCACCCTGGGACTGTCCCAGCTGAAGGTGGAACTGGAGCGGGCCACGCAG AGACAGGAGCAATATGCTGACAGACCGGCCATGTTGGAGCTGGAGAGATTT GAACGGAGGGCCCTCGAGAGGAAGGCAGCCCAGCTGGAGGAGGAGCTGAAG GCTCTGTCCGACCTGCGGGCTGACAACCAACGACTGAAGGATGAGAACGCAGCCCTCATCCGCGTCATCAGCAAGCTCTCCAAGTGA
- the TNNT1 gene encoding troponin T, slow skeletal muscle isoform X2, producing MSDTEEQDYEEEQQEEEEAAEEEEEEEERPKPSRPVVPPLIPPKIPEGERVDFDDIHRKRMEKDLLELQTLIDVHFEQRKKEEEELVGLKDRIERRRAERAEQQRVRTEKERERQAKLAEEKMRKEEEEAKKRAEDDAKKKKVLSNMGAHFGGYLVKAEQKRGKRQTGRETKLRILSERKKPLNIDHMGEEQLREKARELSDWIHQLESEKFDLTEKLRQQKYEINVLYNRISHAQKFRKGAGKGRVGGRWK from the exons ATGTCAGACACAGAAGAGCAGGATTATGAGGA GGAGCAACAGGAAG AAGAGGAggcggcggaggaggaggaggaag AAGAGGAGCGACCCAAGCCCAG CAGGCCTGTGGTGCCTCCACTGATCCCACCGAAGATACCTGAGGGAGAGAGAGTGGATTTCGAT GACATCCACCGAAAACGCATGGAGAAGGACCTTCTGGAGCTGCAGACATTGATTGATGTGCACTTTGagcagaggaagaaggaggaggaggaactaGTGGGACTGAAGGATAGGATT GAACGCCGAAGAGCAGAGAGAGCAGAGCAACAACGAGTTCGGACTGAGAAGGAGAGAGAACGACAAGCCAAACTGGCG gaggagaagatgaggaaagaggaggaagaggccaAGAAGCGGGCTGAAGAtgatgccaaaaaaaagaaagtcctgtCCAATATGGGAGCCCACTTTGGGGGATACCTGGTCAAG GCTGAGCAGAAACGTGGAAAACGTCAAACAGGGCGGGAGACAAAACTGAGGATTCTGTCTGAGCGGAAGAAGCCCCTGAATATCGACCATATGGGGGAAGAGCAGCTCAG GGAGAAGGCCCGTGAGCTGTCTGATTGGATTCACCAGCTGGAATCTGAGAAGTTTGACCTGACAGAAAAACTTCGGCAGCAGAAGTATGAG ATCAATGTTCTCTACAATCGAATCAGCCATGCCCAGAAATT CAGGAAAGGGGCCGGCAAAGGTCGCGTTGGTGGACGCTGGAAGTGA
- the TNNT1 gene encoding troponin T, slow skeletal muscle isoform X1 — translation MSDTEEQDYEEEQQEEEEAAEEEEEAPEESEPVAEREEERPKPRPVVPPLIPPKIPEGERVDFDDIHRKRMEKDLLELQTLIDVHFEQRKKEEEELVGLKDRIERRRAERAEQQRVRTEKERERQAKLAEEKMRKEEEEAKKRAEDDAKKKKVLSNMGAHFGGYLVKAEQKRGKRQTGRETKLRILSERKKPLNIDHMGEEQLREKARELSDWIHQLESEKFDLTEKLRQQKYEINVLYNRISHAQKFRKGAGKGRVGGRWK, via the exons ATGTCAGACACAGAAGAGCAGGATTATGAGGA GGAGCAACAGGAAG AAGAGGAggcggcggaggaggaggaggaag CCCCCGAGGAGTCGGAGCCGGTCGCAGAGCGAG AAGAGGAGCGACCCAAGCCCAG GCCTGTGGTGCCTCCACTGATCCCACCGAAGATACCTGAGGGAGAGAGAGTGGATTTCGAT GACATCCACCGAAAACGCATGGAGAAGGACCTTCTGGAGCTGCAGACATTGATTGATGTGCACTTTGagcagaggaagaaggaggaggaggaactaGTGGGACTGAAGGATAGGATT GAACGCCGAAGAGCAGAGAGAGCAGAGCAACAACGAGTTCGGACTGAGAAGGAGAGAGAACGACAAGCCAAACTGGCG gaggagaagatgaggaaagaggaggaagaggccaAGAAGCGGGCTGAAGAtgatgccaaaaaaaagaaagtcctgtCCAATATGGGAGCCCACTTTGGGGGATACCTGGTCAAG GCTGAGCAGAAACGTGGAAAACGTCAAACAGGGCGGGAGACAAAACTGAGGATTCTGTCTGAGCGGAAGAAGCCCCTGAATATCGACCATATGGGGGAAGAGCAGCTCAG GGAGAAGGCCCGTGAGCTGTCTGATTGGATTCACCAGCTGGAATCTGAGAAGTTTGACCTGACAGAAAAACTTCGGCAGCAGAAGTATGAG ATCAATGTTCTCTACAATCGAATCAGCCATGCCCAGAAATT CAGGAAAGGGGCCGGCAAAGGTCGCGTTGGTGGACGCTGGAAGTGA
- the TNNT1 gene encoding troponin T, slow skeletal muscle isoform X4, whose amino-acid sequence MSDTEEQDYEEEQQEEEEAAEEEEEAPEESEPVAEREEERPKPSRPVVPPLIPPKIPEGERVDFDDIHRKRMEKDLLELQTLIDVHFEQRKKEEEELVGLKDRIERRRAERAEQQRVRTEKERERQAKLAEEKMRKEEEEAKKRAEDDAKKKKVLSNMGAHFGGYLVKAEQKRGKRQTGRETKLRILSERKKPLNIDHMGEEQLREKARELSDWIHQLESEKFDLTEKLRQQKYEINVLYNRISHAQKFRKGAGKGRVGGRWK is encoded by the exons ATGTCAGACACAGAAGAGCAGGATTATGAGGA GGAGCAACAGGAAG AAGAGGAggcggcggaggaggaggaggaag CCCCCGAGGAGTCGGAGCCGGTCGCAGAGCGAG AAGAGGAGCGACCCAAGCCCAG CAGGCCTGTGGTGCCTCCACTGATCCCACCGAAGATACCTGAGGGAGAGAGAGTGGATTTCGAT GACATCCACCGAAAACGCATGGAGAAGGACCTTCTGGAGCTGCAGACATTGATTGATGTGCACTTTGagcagaggaagaaggaggaggaggaactaGTGGGACTGAAGGATAGGATT GAACGCCGAAGAGCAGAGAGAGCAGAGCAACAACGAGTTCGGACTGAGAAGGAGAGAGAACGACAAGCCAAACTGGCG gaggagaagatgaggaaagaggaggaagaggccaAGAAGCGGGCTGAAGAtgatgccaaaaaaaagaaagtcctgtCCAATATGGGAGCCCACTTTGGGGGATACCTGGTCAAG GCTGAGCAGAAACGTGGAAAACGTCAAACAGGGCGGGAGACAAAACTGAGGATTCTGTCTGAGCGGAAGAAGCCCCTGAATATCGACCATATGGGGGAAGAGCAGCTCAG GGAGAAGGCCCGTGAGCTGTCTGATTGGATTCACCAGCTGGAATCTGAGAAGTTTGACCTGACAGAAAAACTTCGGCAGCAGAAGTATGAG ATCAATGTTCTCTACAATCGAATCAGCCATGCCCAGAAATT CAGGAAAGGGGCCGGCAAAGGTCGCGTTGGTGGACGCTGGAAGTGA
- the TNNT1 gene encoding troponin T, slow skeletal muscle isoform X3 yields the protein MSDTEEQDYEEEQQEEEEAAEEEEEEEERPKPRPVVPPLIPPKIPEGERVDFDDIHRKRMEKDLLELQTLIDVHFEQRKKEEEELVGLKDRIERRRAERAEQQRVRTEKERERQAKLAEEKMRKEEEEAKKRAEDDAKKKKVLSNMGAHFGGYLVKAEQKRGKRQTGRETKLRILSERKKPLNIDHMGEEQLREKARELSDWIHQLESEKFDLTEKLRQQKYEINVLYNRISHAQKFRKGAGKGRVGGRWK from the exons ATGTCAGACACAGAAGAGCAGGATTATGAGGA GGAGCAACAGGAAG AAGAGGAggcggcggaggaggaggaggaag AAGAGGAGCGACCCAAGCCCAG GCCTGTGGTGCCTCCACTGATCCCACCGAAGATACCTGAGGGAGAGAGAGTGGATTTCGAT GACATCCACCGAAAACGCATGGAGAAGGACCTTCTGGAGCTGCAGACATTGATTGATGTGCACTTTGagcagaggaagaaggaggaggaggaactaGTGGGACTGAAGGATAGGATT GAACGCCGAAGAGCAGAGAGAGCAGAGCAACAACGAGTTCGGACTGAGAAGGAGAGAGAACGACAAGCCAAACTGGCG gaggagaagatgaggaaagaggaggaagaggccaAGAAGCGGGCTGAAGAtgatgccaaaaaaaagaaagtcctgtCCAATATGGGAGCCCACTTTGGGGGATACCTGGTCAAG GCTGAGCAGAAACGTGGAAAACGTCAAACAGGGCGGGAGACAAAACTGAGGATTCTGTCTGAGCGGAAGAAGCCCCTGAATATCGACCATATGGGGGAAGAGCAGCTCAG GGAGAAGGCCCGTGAGCTGTCTGATTGGATTCACCAGCTGGAATCTGAGAAGTTTGACCTGACAGAAAAACTTCGGCAGCAGAAGTATGAG ATCAATGTTCTCTACAATCGAATCAGCCATGCCCAGAAATT CAGGAAAGGGGCCGGCAAAGGTCGCGTTGGTGGACGCTGGAAGTGA
- the PPP1R12C gene encoding protein phosphatase 1 regulatory subunit 12C isoform X2, translated as MSGPAEAAAGAGAARERRQEQLRQWARAAGAGEPPAAGGRARARTVRFERAAEFLAACAGGDLEEARAMVRGGPGPALLDSTNADGISALHQACIDENLEVVRFLVEEGASVNQADNEGWTPLHVAASCGYLDIAQYLLSHGANIAAVNSDGDLPLDLAEADAMESLLKAEIARRGVDVEAAKRAEEELLLHDTRCWLNGGAMPEARHPRTGASALHVAAAKGYMEVMRLLLQAGYDPELRDGDGWTPLHAAAHWGVEDACRLLAEHGGGMDSLTHAGQRPCDLADEEVLSLLEELARKQEDLRNQKEALAQARGTEVGPEPLPPASSKHRRSSVCRLSSREKISLQDLSKERRPGGTGAPPLGDEEEGEEEPPEPSALNGVSSPQSLDPPSPKTKELRLARVPPTLSRKMSEPPEAIVEPPRPPLAVPNAPGSAALAPTDSRDRWRSYQMPVRDEESESQRKARSRLMRQSRRSTQGVTLTDLKEAEKSVGRGPEPEKVKERPESLDPARRPRVPGLETSDTAVQREEPEGSGHSQQVAQDRCKVRKDRRGLAEGEEAEPEDLASEEGPASSTVDGSKGRRPRADPGDHHPDNSSFRKLYLSLQGENERLRETLQETTLGLSQLKVELERATQRQEQYADRPAMLELERFERRALERKAAQLEEELKALSDLRADNQRLKDENAALIRVISKLSK; from the exons ATGTCGGGCCCGGCGGAGGCGGCCGCGGGCGCGGGCGCGGCCCGGGAGCGGCGGCAGGAGCAGCTGCGGCAGTGGGCGCGGGCGGCGGGCGCCGGGGAGCCGCCGGCCGCggggggccgggcccgggcccgcACCGTGCGCTTCGAGCGCGCCGCCGAGTTCCTGGCCGCCTGCGCGGGCGGAGACCTGGAGGAGGCGCGGGCCATGGTGCGCggggggcccggcccggcgctCCTGGACAGCACCAACGCCGACGGCATCAGCGCCCTGCACCAG GCTTGCATTGATGAGAACCTGGAGGTGGTCCGCTTCCTGGTGGAAGAGGGGGCCTCGGTCAACCAAGCCGACAATGAGGGCTGGACTCCCTTGCATGTGGCTGCCTCCTGTGGATACCTAGACATTGCCCA GTACCTGCTGAGCCACGGGGCCAACATAGCTGCTGTCAACAGTGATGGGGACCTGCCCTTGGATCTGGCAGAGGCCGACGCCATGGAGAGTCTGCTGAAGGCAGAGATTGCCCGCCGAG GTGTGGACGTGGAAGCTGCAAAGCGGGCTGAGGAAGAGCTCTTGCTGCATGACACACGGTGTTGGCTGAATGGGGGCGCCATGCCAGAGGCCCGCCACCCCCGCACAGGCGCCTCAGCCTTGCATGTGGCCGCCGCCAAGGGCTATATGGAAGTGATGAG GCTACTTCTCCAGGCCGGCTACGATCCTGAGCTGCGCGATGGGGACGGTTGGACGCCTTTGCACGCTGCTGCCCACTGGGGTGTGGAGGATGCTTGCCGCCTGCTAGCTGAGCACGGGGGAGGCATGGACTCCTTGACCCATGCG GGGCAGCGTCCTTGCGACTTGGCGGATGAGGAGGTCCTGAGTCTTCTGGAGGAACTGGCCCGAAAGCAAGAAGAT CTTCGGAATCAAAAAGAAGCCCTGGCCCAGGCCCGAGGGACAGAGGTTGGCCCAGAGCCGCTGCCACCAGCCAGCAGCAAGCACAGGAG AAGCTCTGTGTGCCGACTGAGCAGCCGTGAGAAGATCTCCCTCCAAGATCTCTCCAAGGAGCGGAGGCCAGGGGGCACTGGGGCCCCCCCACTGGGGGATGAAGAGGAGGGTGAGGAGGAACCCCCAG aacCCAGTGCCTTGAATGGAGTGTCTTCCCCACAGAGCCTGGACCCCCCTAGCCCCAAG ACCAAGGAGCTCCGTCTGGCCCGGGTTCCACCAACACTTTCCAGGAAGATGAGCGAGCCCCCCGAAGC GATCGTGGAGCCCCCAAGGCCACCGCTGGCCGTGCCAAATGCTCCAGGCTCAGCTGCTTTGGCCCCCACTGATTCCCGGGACCGATGGAG ATCCTACCAGATGCCCGTGAGGGATGAGGAGTCCGAGTCTCAGCGTAAGGCTCGGTCCCGGCTCATGCGCCAGTCACGAAGGTCAACTCAG GGGGTGACCCTGACTGACCTGAAAGAGGCAGAAAAGAGTGTCGGGCGGGGCCCTGAGCCAGAGAAAGTCAAGGAGCGCCCAGAGAGCCTG GACCCTGCTCGTCGTCCCCGAGTCCCTGGGTTGGAGACCTCAGACACAGCTGTGCAGAGAG AGGAGCCTGAGGGGTCCGGCCATAGCCAGCAGGTGGCTCAGGACCGCTGCAAAGTCCGGAAGGATCGTAGGGGACTGGCTGAG GGCGAGGAGGCAGAGCCTGAGGACCTGGCGAGTGAGGAAGGCCCGGCCTCCAG TACTGTAGATGGTTCTAAGGGACGCCGGCCACGGGCAGACCCTGGAGACCACCACCCAGACAACAGTAGTTTCCGGAAG CTGTATCTGAGCCTGCAGGGCGAGAACGAGAGGCTCAGGGAGACCCTGCAGGAGACCACCCTGGGACTGTCCCAGCTGAAGGTGGAACTGGAGCGGGCCACGCAG AGACAGGAGCAATATGCTGACAGACCGGCCATGTTGGAGCTGGAGAGATTT GAACGGAGGGCCCTCGAGAGGAAGGCAGCCCAGCTGGAGGAGGAGCTGAAG GCTCTGTCCGACCTGCGGGCTGACAACCAACGACTGAAGGATGAGAACGCAGCCCTCATCCGCGTCATCAGCAAGCTCTCCAAGTGA